The genome window AAGCGTTGTAGGAACTCCTGCAAAACGAAGGTTGGACGGTAGCGTCATTTGTTGCTTTTGTCAACAAATGTAGGAACTACAACGAAAGATGATTTCGGTAGAAAATTACCTTCTTTAGCGGTATTTGTAGAAGTTCCTACGTTTTATCAAAAACGATGTTTGTAATTCGTCTAACGTCTCCGATTTATCTCATTAAAACGACAAACCGATCTTTTCCGGAAAGATCTTTTTCCACCTTTCCTTCTTTCCACCCGTTTGCAATCGCTTCCGCGACTAGAATCGGTGCGAGAGAAGGAAGGGTTTCCATATAAAGTTTGCCGCCTTCGTTCAGGCGAGAACTGGCTTCGTTTATCAATCGGGTCAGAAATTCCTTCGGATTTTCCAGGAACAACGCAAGATGCGGTTCGTAGTCGATCACATCCTTCATCATCGTTTCCTTATCCGTCAAAGGGATGTAAGGCGGATTGGTCGCGATCAAATCGAATCGTAACTCGGAAGGAATCGACGCGAACAAATCACTTTCCAAAAATTGAATGGATTCGCTTTCTTCGGACAGAATTTTTTCCGCGTTCTTATGTGCGGTTGCAAGCGCCTCTTTGGAAACGTCGCTTAAGATTACGTTCCAATCCTTACGGGCAAGCTTTAGGCTGATTCCGATACAGCCGCTTCCGGTGCAAAGATCCAAAACGGTTTGTTCCTTCGCGTTTTCCTTGAAATCGAACAACACTTTCTCGACCAATTCTTCCGTTTCTGGTCTCGGAATCAGAACCGATTCGTTCACGAAAAAGACGGAATTGTAAAACGCTTTTTGACCCGTGATATAAGCAGTCGGCTTGTTTTTAGAACGATCTACGATTCTTTCTCTGTAAGCGTTCTTTTCGGTTTCCGTCAAAAGCCGTTCGAAGTTTACGTAGAGTTTGACTCTTTGCAAGTTGAGGAGATCGGCCAAAAGGATTTCTGCGTCGAGTCGAGCGCTCTGGATTTCTTTCTTTTTTAAGAAGTCTTCCGATTTTTTTAAGAGGGAGAGAATCGAGTCTGGATGTTGCATGGATTTGAATCGGTTCGATTTTTCCCGCAATCGTACAGGTTATTATTCGAAGGGCATTGCCCCCGAGAGGATTCGAACCTCCGACCAAAAGTTTAGGAAACTTCTGCTCTGTCCACCTGAGCTACGGGAGCTTTTATGAATTCGGTTTCCGTTTTTGTGCGACTATTCTCTGAAAGTCCGCGATATTGTGTATAACAATTTTGTCTTCGTAGAGTTCGATTTTGCCGCTTTTGGAAAGGGTGTTGAGAACTTTTTGAACTTCTCCCACGGGTTGTGCGCACCATTCAGCGACGTCGTGTTGCGAAACGTTGAGAACAATCTCTTTAAAATCGCTGTGCGCGTGCATCTTTTCGTATAACATCAGGAATACGTCCGCGACCTTTCCCTGAATGTCGTCCATCAAAAGAATGAGAAGTCTTCGTTTGGCGTCGTTGATTCTCACCGAAAAGATGGTGAGAATTTTCAACGCAAGCATCGGATTCTTGGTCATCAGGAGTTCGAAGTTCGCGCGATTGAAGTTCAAAACCTTCACTTCCGAAATTGCGATCGCGGTCGCGGAACGGGGTTGTTCTTCTAAGATCGCCATTTCGCCGAAGATATCCCCTTGTTCGAGAATGTCCAAGGTCTTGATGAGATAGTCTTCTTTTTTAGTCGGGTTCGGAACGGTCTTAACGATCTTCACCTTTCCGGATTGAATCAGATAAAAATTATTTCCAGGTTCGTTTTCACAGAAGATGATCTGATTCGGTTCGTAGGTCTGGCCGAATTTCGAAAACATGGATTCGAGCATCATATCCATCAGGTACTCATCTCCTTGGCTTTCAGTCTGGATTTTTGGGAGATGCTATCCTTTTCGGGCGGCAGAAGCGCGACCTTACCGTAAAGCATTCTCGCTCTCTGGCGATCCCCTTGCAGTTCGGAGATTTCGGCGAGATGAAAGAGCGATTCTTTGATCGATTCTCCCGATGGATATTTTTTGATATAAGTCGAAAAGGAAGAATTCGCGTTGTCGAGATCGTTCTGTTTCAACAGACAAACTCCGAGTTGAAAGAGAGAATTCTCCACCAGCTTCTTTTCCGAATCGAATTTGAAATCGGTTCTGTTGAGAAGATCCTTATAGATCACCATCGCTTCGCTGTGTTTACCCACGTTCACGAGCGTGTGAGCGCGATTGTAAAGCGAAGTAATAGAGTTGTCCACACCGGCTGTGATCGTCGATTTTTCAACGGCGGGTTTCATGATGTTTTGTAAAGTTTCGGGCGTGACTCTGCTCGTGCTTCCTTCGTAGACCAAGGGAGGCATGTTCAGAGGGAAAGGACTTCCTCTTCTCGCGAGTTCGAGAAGTTCCGTCGCGCGTCCCGTATACGCCGTTCCGGGGTAATGCTGCAGATATTTTTCAAACGCATAGACTGCGTGAGGGAGATTGTTGTTTTTGTAAAAGACTTCCGCGACGTTCATCAACTCGAACGCCGGATTGCGCGTGTCGGATTGGCCCAAAATCTCTTTGAGCTTTTTGTGAACCTGTCTGAGCTGGCTGGAAAAAACTTTCATCATCTTGAGAATGAGATGTGTTTTTTCGGCAACGAATTGTTCGAACTCGTTCGGTTTAAAAACGAGGACGGTCGCACTTCCGATTACTTGAGCGGTTTCTTCTCTGGGGTATTTACCGAGCGCCGATTTGACTCCGAAGAATTCTCCGATCCGAACGTCTTCTTTGACTTCTTGACCGGTGTCGACGGCAGGAAACGTAAGAATGACGCGACCGTTTCTTAGGACGTAAATATCCTCGGCTTTATCCTTCTCAAAATATATGATGGATCCGCCTTTATAATTTCTGATGATCGGACCGGCCAAATGGATTACCTACTCAAAGTTATCAAATTCTTTCTGTGCGGGGAAAAATGCCAAATCCTTTTTGTAGCCAAGGGAGATGACAAGGGACTCCAGGAGTTTTCCGGGAGATGCAACTAAATATTTATCGGCATTATCGATGCGGATTCTTTCCACCGCCGCGCCGGATTCTTCAAAAAAAGATTCCAAACTAACGTCTCCGTAAACGGGAACTCCGTCTCGGAGAACGAGGCGTATGCTGTTCAAATCGGATTGGCAGAGATTGGAATACGGATCTTCCGAGTTTCTCGTTAATACGACCAAATCCGCGATTTTTCCCTCTTCTATACTTCCGAGTTGTTTTTCGATTCGAAATGCTTTTGCAGGATTAGACGTTACCATTTCAAAAAGCGCTTTCGGAGAAAGGTCTTCCCCGTATTCACTTTGATAAAATTTTCTCGCGGCGCGGATTTCCTCCAAAAGATTGAGCGAACCGCAGATGCTGGAATCCGTTCCGAGAGAAACGTTGACTTTGTGTTTCAGCAGATCGCGTATATCCGTCGTTCTTTCGTATAAAAACAGATTCGCTTCGGGACACCAAACCAGATGCGCCTTTTTTTCAGCGATCAAAGAAATGTCCGATTCGGATAATACGACTCCGTGAATCAATACCGTATGTTCTCCGAGACAACCGAGTTTGTTCAGAACCTTTAAAGAATCCCTCGATTCGGAATCGAATCCCTCCGCGATCCGTGTGATATACGGAATGTTCTGCTTTAGAGCTTTTGCATATTCTTCCTTGGGACCTTCTCCCCAATTCAAAGAATAGCTACAGATGCTGTGGGATAGGGCGTATTTGTCGAGAATTCTCACGGGCATCGTCGGAACGAACGGATCCTGTACAAAATGCGGAATGTGATCCTGAACCGAGGTTACGCCCGAGATCAAGTTCTTATAAGAACCCAGAAGATAGAGCTGTTCGGGATCGAGCTGCTGCCTTTCGGAAAACACGATCGACGATTTGAGATCGTTGTCCCAGGGAAGCCAATTCAAGTAAGGTTTGCTCGGCGCGACTTTCGGAAGATACGTACTTAGAAGATGATCGTGCGCGTTGATGAATCCCGGATAAACATAAAGACCGTTGAGGTTCAATCGGATTCTTTTACCCGGAGGAGGTCCGCCCGCGTTTACGGAGGAAATGATTCCGTCTTTTACGACGATGCTTCCGTTCGGAATCCATTGGTCCTTGGTTACGATGCAGGCGTTGACGATTTCGAATTCCATAGTTTTCTAATATTCTTCTTATCGAATTTGCAGACCCGGGTCGACCGGAACGCTTCCGCGGTTCAGTTGAAAGTAAAGTCCTTTGCCCGATTCAAGCGCGCCCAGAATTTTGGAGGAATCTACTGTGTCTCCTTCGGAAACGGATACGCTTTTGAGATTCGCATAAACGCTCGAATAACCGTTTTTATGCTCTAATATTACGTATTTCTTATATCCGTCCATCTCGTCCACGACCAAAACCCTGCCGGAAGTAGCCGGTCGAACCTCGTTGTGCCGCGACGCTTTGAATAAAACGCCTTTGTGCGGAGCGAACGTAAGTTTGTTGAACGGAGTCTGCACGGGCGCACGGCTTTTTAACGGAAAGTGAAGAGGAGGTCGGGAAGAATCGAAAGATTCCTCAGGCAAGGGCCGAATCGATTTGGAAATCGGAGAAGGAGAAGGTTTGTCATTTTCCCGTTGCGACTTTTGAACCCGCAGCTTTTCGCCGGGAATAAGATGGTCAGTCTGTTTCTTTCCGTTCCATTCCATAATCTTATGATAATCGACTTTGAATTTTTTTCCCAGAGAATAGTAAGTATCCCCCTTTTCGACGGTGTAAAAGGAAAGATTCTGCGATCCGGCCGCAAAGATCCGGGAAAAGATCGGAAAAAGCAAAAGAATTCCGATTTTTAAAAAGACGCGGTTCATCCTTTTTAATATCGGCAATTTTTCGGAGGGAAACCCGTCTCGGAATCCGCGCGGACAAAAAAAAGGAGCCTTTTCGGCTCCCTTTTTCGAAGAAAGAATTTCTTTCGAGAATCAATCTTCGTCTTTGTTGTTGACCTTGTATTTTTTCATCAACTCTTCCGCTACGTTTCTTGGAACCGGAGCGTATCTGGAAAATTCCATGGAGAATTCCGCCTTTCCTTGAGTTGAGGAACGCAATACGGTAGAATATCCGAACATGTCCGCGAGAGGAACTTCGGCTTCCGTTTTACAGTAAGCATCCTCTTCGGTCGTGTTCAAGATCATACCGCGTCTTTGGTTCAGAGATCCGAGGATTGCTCCTTGGAACTCGGAAGGTCCGTCGACTTCCACTTTCATGATCGGCTCAAGAATCTGAGGATTGGCTTTGTTGAATCCCTGACGGAACGCATAACGACCCGCGATTTGGAACGCCATATCCGAAGAGTCGACATCATGGTAAGCACCGTCGTTGATCACGCAGCGAACACCGATGATCGGGAACCCGATGAGGGACCCGCGCTCCAAGCAGCTCTTAAATCCTTTGTCCACGGACTGGATGTATTCTCTCGGGATCGCACCACCCACGACTTTGTTTACGAAATCGTAATCCAGCGTTTCTTCGAGCGGGATCGGTTCCATATAACCCGCAACACGACCGAACTGACCTTGACCACCGGTCTGCTTTTTGTGGGTATAATCGAAATCCGCTTTGGAAGTGATCGTTTCACGATACGCAACCTGAGGCGCTCCCGTGATCAGTTCCACTCCGTATTCGCGTTTCATACGCTCGATATAAACTTCGAGGTGAAGTTCTCCCATCCCTTTGATGATGGTTTGTCCGGATTCCGGATCTACGTGGGTTTGGAACGTAGGATCTTCCTTGGTAAAACGGTTCAACGCTTTCGCAAGGTTGTTTAAGTGTTTCGATTCTTTTGCTTCGATGGTAAGAGAAATCACCGGAGCCGGAACGAACATGGATTCCATGGAAACTTTGAGTTTTCCGTCGGTGAACGTATCCCCGGAAGCGCAATCGATTCCGAAAAGAGCAATGATATCGCCCGCTTCCGCGTAGTCGATATCTTCCATCTCGTCGGAGTGCATCCGACAGAGTCGGCCAACGTTGTGCTTCTTATTATTCGACATGTTGTAGATGGTCATACCTTTGGAAAGTTTTCCTTGGTATACGCGCACATAGGTGAGCTGACCGTAACGACCGTCTTCCAGTTTGAACGCGAGGCAAACCAGAGGTTTCTCGTAGTTCGATTCGAGAACGATCATTTCTTCGTTGTTGTTTTGGTCGAGAGCCTTGTTCTTTACGTCCACAGGGCTTGCGAGATAATCCAAAACTCCGTCCAGAAGTTTTTGAACTCCTTTGTTTTTGAAAGCGGAACCCATAAAAACGGGGGTAAGCTTGAGTTCGATCGTTCCGGTACGAATCGCTTTTTTGATCATCTCTTCGGTTGGAGTTCCTTCGAGAAGGGCCTCGGTCAATTCATCGGAGAACATAGAAGCCGCATCCAAAAGTTCTTCGTGTTTCTTTTGCGCGAGTTCTTTGAGATCATCCGGAATTTCTTTTTCCTGGATGTCCATTCCGTCCTTACCTTCGAAGTAGTAAGCTTTCATTTTAACGAGGTCTACGATCCCTTTCAGGTCGTTTTCCAAACCGATAGGAATTTGAACCGGAACCGCGTTGTGTTTCAGCTTTTCCTTAAGTTGTTCGATGACGCGGAAAGGATTTGCGCCGGTTCTATCGAGTTTGTTGATGAATGCTACGCGAGGAACGTTGTAACGTCTCATCTGACGATCAACGGTGATCGACTGTGATTGAACGCCCGCAACGCCGCAAAGGACGAGGATCGCGGAATCCAATACGCGGAGGGAACGCTCTACCTCGACGGTAAAGTCAACGTGACCCGGAGTGTCGATGATGTTGATCGTATGATCTTTCCACTGGCAATAGGTCGCGGCGGACTGGATGGTGATCCCTCTTTCTCTTTCGAGGTCCATGCTGTCCATCTTCGCACCGACTCCGTCCTTTCCACGAACTTCGTGGATGGCGTGAATTCGGTTTGTATAAAACAGAATTCTTTCGGTAAGGGTCGTTTTTCCAGAATCGATGTGGGCGGAAATCCCGATGTTTCTGGTTTTCAGAAGTTTTTCGCTCGGTTTGAATTCGGCTACAGCAGTGCTCATGGCCATCCTCTTATAAAAGATTGCAAATACCCCGGTGAAATACCGGTAAGGGACGATTTGGAGAAAGTCCCTCAATTTACCATAATCCAAAAAAGAGCGGTTTTGTAAACTCAAATCGATGAGTCAGACCGTTTAAGAACCGTTTTTCATTTGCCCCGAAAGGATTTGGAAAAATCATGAGCTTTTGCATTCTCCGCCATGCATCCGTTAAAACTGATTAAAAGAAACGTAAACCGAATTGCGAAAGCCTTCCTTTTGCTGTCGGTGGCCAGAACCCTTTGTTTGGGTTTTGCTGCGGCGATTTTAATCGGTTCATTCGGAATTTACATTTCCGAATCCGGAAAACTGACTTATACGAATTCTTTGTATCTTGCGACATCCTCGATTTGTGTTACGGGGCTTTCGCCCGTTCTTCTTTCCGAACTCCAAAGATCCACTCAGCTGATCATGATGTTTCTGATTCAGATCGGAGGTTTGGGAATTATCACGTTTACGGTGTTGATCGGCGTGTTGGTCGTGCGCGGTTTGTCGCGAAGCACTCGTCTTGCTTCCTTCGTGTACGAAGCAACGGACGCTCATCTTGCAAAAAGATTGAGGGAGAAGAAGTCTCCTCCTTCTTCGGGCGTCGTCGCACCGGGAAAAACGAAAATCGAAGCCGAAGCTTCGTATGTTCGAAGAATGCTGATTTCTTTGTTTAACATTTCTCTTTCGATCGAAGCGGTGGGCGCGACTCTTCTGTATTTTTGTATGCCGGAAACGGACAAACTTCCGGGAACTCCCGGCAAATTGTTTTTAAGTATTTTTACTTCGATTTCGGCGTTTAACAACGCTGGATTTTCCATCGTGGACGATTTGAGTTTTTTGGCGAAAGATCCTCTTTGTCTTTTGATCGTTCAGTTTTTGATCGTGATGGGCGGGATCGGATTTCCCGTGATCATCTTTATCGAGAAGTCGCTCCTCGAAATCGTGCAAAAGTTTATGGGAAAGGTGGAAGCCGTTACCGAAACGTTTATGATGCGGAGAACGGTTCTTCTCGGAGAAGATCCTCCCGGATGGTATATCTTTGTCATCGCGACTTCGGTTCGATTGGAAGAGCGTTTGGAAGTGTATCGTAAGGAATTGTTCGGCGACGCGAACCGGATGCAGATGGCGATCATCGTTTTGGGTTCTTTGATCTTGATTCATATCGGAGGAATTTCGATTCTTTTGATAGAATATAACAACGTCGAGACGATCGGTAAGATGGGTTTTACGGAGAAGCTGTTCAATTCGTTCTTTCTGTCCGTTTCCTCTCGAACCGCCGGATTCAATACGTTCGACATCACCGAGATCCGAAGCGCGACATACGTATTGCTTTGTTCTTTGATGTTTATCGGTGGCGGTCCTCAAGGAGCCGCGGGCGGGATCAAGATCACGACCTTCTTTATATTAATCTTATATTTGAAAAATGTAATTAGCCCGCAGGCGCGGGTTCAGGCCTGGGGAGAAGACGTATCCAAAAACTCGGTTGCGATTTCCACTCGGATCTACTTTCTTGCTACGTTGTCTCTCGTTGTCTTTATGTTCATCATCACTCTCGCCAACGGAAACAAACACGGAATCGAAACGATCTTTTTCGAAGTCATGTCCGCGTTCGGAACCGTCGGTTTGAGTTTGGGGATGACTCCCTATACGAACGATCTAGAGAAGTTTCTTTATATCGCGCTGATGTTTATGGGAAGAGTGGGGACGTTCACTCTTTTGATCGCGTTTACCGGCCACTCGGGTTTAGGGGATCTCGGAAGCAAAGACGACGGTTTGAAAATTCAAGTCGGTTAAAGGCCGTTTTTGATGTTCGATCGTTCTCATCGTTTCGGAATATATACGCGTTTCCCTTCGATTCGATCCGCGTTTTCCATTCTTTATC of Leptospira sanjuanensis contains these proteins:
- a CDS encoding Crp/Fnr family transcriptional regulator gives rise to the protein MDMMLESMFSKFGQTYEPNQIIFCENEPGNNFYLIQSGKVKIVKTVPNPTKKEDYLIKTLDILEQGDIFGEMAILEEQPRSATAIAISEVKVLNFNRANFELLMTKNPMLALKILTIFSVRINDAKRRLLILLMDDIQGKVADVFLMLYEKMHAHSDFKEIVLNVSQHDVAEWCAQPVGEVQKVLNTLSKSGKIELYEDKIVIHNIADFQRIVAQKRKPNS
- a CDS encoding TrkH family potassium uptake protein; translated protein: MHPLKLIKRNVNRIAKAFLLLSVARTLCLGFAAAILIGSFGIYISESGKLTYTNSLYLATSSICVTGLSPVLLSELQRSTQLIMMFLIQIGGLGIITFTVLIGVLVVRGLSRSTRLASFVYEATDAHLAKRLREKKSPPSSGVVAPGKTKIEAEASYVRRMLISLFNISLSIEAVGATLLYFCMPETDKLPGTPGKLFLSIFTSISAFNNAGFSIVDDLSFLAKDPLCLLIVQFLIVMGGIGFPVIIFIEKSLLEIVQKFMGKVEAVTETFMMRRTVLLGEDPPGWYIFVIATSVRLEERLEVYRKELFGDANRMQMAIIVLGSLILIHIGGISILLIEYNNVETIGKMGFTEKLFNSFFLSVSSRTAGFNTFDITEIRSATYVLLCSLMFIGGGPQGAAGGIKITTFFILILYLKNVISPQARVQAWGEDVSKNSVAISTRIYFLATLSLVVFMFIITLANGNKHGIETIFFEVMSAFGTVGLSLGMTPYTNDLEKFLYIALMFMGRVGTFTLLIAFTGHSGLGDLGSKDDGLKIQVG
- the prmC gene encoding peptide chain release factor N(5)-glutamine methyltransferase, with translation MQHPDSILSLLKKSEDFLKKKEIQSARLDAEILLADLLNLQRVKLYVNFERLLTETEKNAYRERIVDRSKNKPTAYITGQKAFYNSVFFVNESVLIPRPETEELVEKVLFDFKENAKEQTVLDLCTGSGCIGISLKLARKDWNVILSDVSKEALATAHKNAEKILSEESESIQFLESDLFASIPSELRFDLIATNPPYIPLTDKETMMKDVIDYEPHLALFLENPKEFLTRLINEASSRLNEGGKLYMETLPSLAPILVAEAIANGWKEGKVEKDLSGKDRFVVLMR
- a CDS encoding amidohydrolase family protein, translating into MEFEIVNACIVTKDQWIPNGSIVVKDGIISSVNAGGPPPGKRIRLNLNGLYVYPGFINAHDHLLSTYLPKVAPSKPYLNWLPWDNDLKSSIVFSERQQLDPEQLYLLGSYKNLISGVTSVQDHIPHFVQDPFVPTMPVRILDKYALSHSICSYSLNWGEGPKEEYAKALKQNIPYITRIAEGFDSESRDSLKVLNKLGCLGEHTVLIHGVVLSESDISLIAEKKAHLVWCPEANLFLYERTTDIRDLLKHKVNVSLGTDSSICGSLNLLEEIRAARKFYQSEYGEDLSPKALFEMVTSNPAKAFRIEKQLGSIEEGKIADLVVLTRNSEDPYSNLCQSDLNSIRLVLRDGVPVYGDVSLESFFEESGAAVERIRIDNADKYLVASPGKLLESLVISLGYKKDLAFFPAQKEFDNFE
- the fusA gene encoding elongation factor G, translated to MSTAVAEFKPSEKLLKTRNIGISAHIDSGKTTLTERILFYTNRIHAIHEVRGKDGVGAKMDSMDLERERGITIQSAATYCQWKDHTINIIDTPGHVDFTVEVERSLRVLDSAILVLCGVAGVQSQSITVDRQMRRYNVPRVAFINKLDRTGANPFRVIEQLKEKLKHNAVPVQIPIGLENDLKGIVDLVKMKAYYFEGKDGMDIQEKEIPDDLKELAQKKHEELLDAASMFSDELTEALLEGTPTEEMIKKAIRTGTIELKLTPVFMGSAFKNKGVQKLLDGVLDYLASPVDVKNKALDQNNNEEMIVLESNYEKPLVCLAFKLEDGRYGQLTYVRVYQGKLSKGMTIYNMSNNKKHNVGRLCRMHSDEMEDIDYAEAGDIIALFGIDCASGDTFTDGKLKVSMESMFVPAPVISLTIEAKESKHLNNLAKALNRFTKEDPTFQTHVDPESGQTIIKGMGELHLEVYIERMKREYGVELITGAPQVAYRETITSKADFDYTHKKQTGGQGQFGRVAGYMEPIPLEETLDYDFVNKVVGGAIPREYIQSVDKGFKSCLERGSLIGFPIIGVRCVINDGAYHDVDSSDMAFQIAGRYAFRQGFNKANPQILEPIMKVEVDGPSEFQGAILGSLNQRRGMILNTTEEDAYCKTEAEVPLADMFGYSTVLRSSTQGKAEFSMEFSRYAPVPRNVAEELMKKYKVNNKDED
- a CDS encoding LIC_10271 family cell wall hydrolase, which encodes MNRVFLKIGILLLFPIFSRIFAAGSQNLSFYTVEKGDTYYSLGKKFKVDYHKIMEWNGKKQTDHLIPGEKLRVQKSQRENDKPSPSPISKSIRPLPEESFDSSRPPLHFPLKSRAPVQTPFNKLTFAPHKGVLFKASRHNEVRPATSGRVLVVDEMDGYKKYVILEHKNGYSSVYANLKSVSVSEGDTVDSSKILGALESGKGLYFQLNRGSVPVDPGLQIR
- a CDS encoding tetratricopeptide repeat protein, translating into MAGPIIRNYKGGSIIYFEKDKAEDIYVLRNGRVILTFPAVDTGQEVKEDVRIGEFFGVKSALGKYPREETAQVIGSATVLVFKPNEFEQFVAEKTHLILKMMKVFSSQLRQVHKKLKEILGQSDTRNPAFELMNVAEVFYKNNNLPHAVYAFEKYLQHYPGTAYTGRATELLELARRGSPFPLNMPPLVYEGSTSRVTPETLQNIMKPAVEKSTITAGVDNSITSLYNRAHTLVNVGKHSEAMVIYKDLLNRTDFKFDSEKKLVENSLFQLGVCLLKQNDLDNANSSFSTYIKKYPSGESIKESLFHLAEISELQGDRQRARMLYGKVALLPPEKDSISQKSRLKAKEMST